The genomic segment TGTGCTGACAATAGATCCCAGCAATCCCGGTCCCGAGATAAGTCCCTTCCTCTACGGCGTATTCTTCGAAGACATAAACCATGCGGTAGATGGCGGTCTATACGCTGAATTGGTAAGAAATCGATCCTTCGAACACAAAGATCCTCTCGAAGGCTGGTTTGCAGACTTTGAAACCGGTTGCCAGGCCACCTTCTCGATTGACTCAGACCTGCCGCTTAATGAGAACAATCCCCATTACTTGAGTTTTGATATTGCATCTGATAGCGGATCAGTATCGCTTTCCAACAACGGTTACGACGGCATTACTATGATGGGAGGGAAACGGTACGTGTTTTCCGCATTCATTCGAGGTAATTCGGAATACAGCGGTGAAATCACAGTTTTGCTGACAGATGCGAAGGGCAACACGATCGTTGAAGCTAGCCTCGGGTCGGCTTTCGGCGCTGAGTGGGAGAAGTATTCGGTAGAATTTGAGATCGCCGAAGACTGCGATAACGGCAGGCTTTTACTTATATTGAGAGGGGCCGGCGAGGTCTGCCTGGACATGATTTCGCTTTTCCCTGAAGAGAACTGGAACGGCATGAGGGTAGATCTTCTAAAGATGCTTGAAGAGCTTAAGCCTGGTTTCGTAAGGTTTCCGGGCGGCTGCCTGGTTGAAGGTGACAGCCTGGATAACGCCTATCGCTGGAAGGATACTATCGGACCTGTAGAGGAGAGGAAGGCAAATTACAACCTATGGGGCTATCACCAGTCATATGGAATCGGATTTTTCGAATATCTCCTCCTGTCGGAACGTCTTGATGCCGAGCCCATACCGATCTTCAACTCGGGCATGTCCTGTCAGGTTCGAGGTGCCGAGTACTGTCCAATAGATGAGATGGACGAATGGATTGAAAGTGTTCTTGACTTCATAGAGTTTGCAAATGGGCCACAGAACTCATTATGGGGCTCGAAACGTGTCGAGTTGGGTCATCCAAAGCCCTTCAACGTCAAGTATATTGGTATAGGAAACGAGAATTGGGGCACGGAATATCACGACCGCTTTCTGCTGTTTCTTGAAGTCGTGAAGGAAATTCACCCCCAAATCACCATTGTATTCAGCGGCCCGCCTTCATATCAAGGAGCTTCATTCAACCGTGCGTGGAGATGGGCAAGAGAAAACGAAGTCGAAATTCTTGATGAGCACATGTATGCCGTTCCGGAATGGATGTTGAGAAACACAGATAGATACGACAAGTACGACAGATCCGGTCCAAAGGTCATGCTCGGAGAATACGCAGCCCACGCGGCTGGAACAAGGAACACCCTCCAAGCAGCAATGGCGGAAGCAGCTTTGATGACTGGCCTTGAACGGAATTCAGACATAGTAATAATGGCGGCTTACGCGCCCCTATTCAACAGGCCGGGCTGGTCGCAGTGGACGCCGGACCTCATCTGGTTCGACAACACAAGAGTGTATGGAACCCCAAGTTATCATGTTCAGAAACTCTTCAATGAGAATCTCGGAGATGTGGTAATACCTTCTAAGCTTACCGACGAGAATCTCGAGGTTATCGGTTACTGGTTCAAGTCCCTGTACCACGTCTGCGTCTATGATCGAGAAACGGAGAACTTGATCGTAAAGATTGTGAATCCATGGCCCGAAGAGAAAGAGGTCAGAGTCGAAATTGGCGAGCAACTTGAGATCGGGGGGCAGGCAGAAGTCATTGTAATGACGTCCGACAGCATCTTCGATGAAAATACTTTCCAGAACCCGGACAAGGTACTGCCCGAAAAATATGATCTGTCGGGTCTATCAAACGAGTTCACTTTTACCTTTGCAGGAAATTCCATAACG from the Mesotoga infera genome contains:
- a CDS encoding alpha-N-arabinofuranosidase — protein: MKRATILLTFVLMMIFIPETLVVNAGHVLTIDPSNPGPEISPFLYGVFFEDINHAVDGGLYAELVRNRSFEHKDPLEGWFADFETGCQATFSIDSDLPLNENNPHYLSFDIASDSGSVSLSNNGYDGITMMGGKRYVFSAFIRGNSEYSGEITVLLTDAKGNTIVEASLGSAFGAEWEKYSVEFEIAEDCDNGRLLLILRGAGEVCLDMISLFPEENWNGMRVDLLKMLEELKPGFVRFPGGCLVEGDSLDNAYRWKDTIGPVEERKANYNLWGYHQSYGIGFFEYLLLSERLDAEPIPIFNSGMSCQVRGAEYCPIDEMDEWIESVLDFIEFANGPQNSLWGSKRVELGHPKPFNVKYIGIGNENWGTEYHDRFLLFLEVVKEIHPQITIVFSGPPSYQGASFNRAWRWARENEVEILDEHMYAVPEWMLRNTDRYDKYDRSGPKVMLGEYAAHAAGTRNTLQAAMAEAALMTGLERNSDIVIMAAYAPLFNRPGWSQWTPDLIWFDNTRVYGTPSYHVQKLFNENLGDVVIPSKLTDENLEVIGYWFKSLYHVCVYDRETENLIVKIVNPWPEEKEVRVEIGEQLEIGGQAEVIVMTSDSIFDENTFQNPDKVLPEKYDLSGLSNEFTFTFAGNSITILRLNAVGL